The proteins below are encoded in one region of Nakamurella flava:
- a CDS encoding AzlD domain-containing protein, which translates to MTTAVVVTMAGLAVGTWLLRVAGVNLAQRFTLSPRVERLLSAAAVAVLAGLAVTATVFTADGVAGPARILAVLTAVGLAWRRAPLPVIVVVGAGGAALLRAAGMA; encoded by the coding sequence ATGACGACGGCGGTTGTCGTGACGATGGCCGGACTGGCCGTCGGTACCTGGTTGCTGCGGGTCGCCGGGGTCAACCTGGCCCAGCGGTTCACCCTGTCGCCGCGCGTCGAGCGGCTGCTGTCCGCTGCCGCGGTGGCGGTGCTGGCGGGTCTCGCGGTGACCGCGACCGTCTTCACGGCCGACGGTGTCGCCGGACCGGCGCGCATCCTGGCGGTCCTGACGGCCGTCGGTCTGGCCTGGCGCCGGGCTCCACTGCCGGTCATCGTGGTCGTCGGCGCGGGTGGAGCGGCTCTGCTGCGGGCCGCCGGGATGGCCTGA
- the menB gene encoding 1,4-dihydroxy-2-naphthoyl-CoA synthase produces the protein MAGHTPQISTEPVVWTPVGDFTDIRYEHSAEGIAKITINRPEVRNAFRPQTIVEISQALTEARDNPAVGVIVLTGEGPNAFCSGGDQRVRGDTGYLSEPGAAGAVGRFHVTDLHIQMRRLPKPIVAMVAGYAIGGGHVLHLVCDLTIAADNARFGQVGPRVGSFDGGYGASLLAEIVGAKKAKEIWFLCRQYDAHQAERMGMVNTVVPLADLERETVQWCREMLALSPFALRLMKASFHAAEDGMAGIQQLAHDANLLFYANEEAKEGREAFKARRRPEFEKFPRRP, from the coding sequence ATGGCAGGTCACACCCCGCAGATCAGCACCGAACCCGTCGTCTGGACGCCGGTCGGCGACTTCACCGACATCCGTTACGAGCACTCCGCCGAAGGCATCGCCAAGATCACGATCAACCGTCCCGAGGTCCGCAACGCCTTCCGGCCGCAGACCATCGTCGAGATCTCCCAGGCCCTCACCGAGGCCCGCGACAACCCGGCCGTCGGCGTCATCGTGCTGACCGGGGAGGGCCCCAACGCGTTCTGCTCCGGCGGCGACCAACGCGTTCGCGGTGACACCGGCTACCTCAGTGAGCCCGGCGCCGCCGGTGCCGTCGGTCGGTTCCACGTCACCGACCTGCACATCCAGATGCGGCGGCTGCCCAAACCCATCGTCGCCATGGTCGCCGGCTACGCCATCGGCGGCGGTCACGTCCTGCACCTGGTCTGCGACCTCACCATCGCCGCCGACAACGCCCGCTTCGGTCAGGTCGGCCCCCGGGTCGGTTCCTTCGACGGCGGCTACGGCGCCAGCCTGCTGGCCGAGATCGTCGGGGCCAAGAAGGCCAAGGAGATCTGGTTCCTCTGCCGTCAGTACGACGCCCACCAGGCCGAACGGATGGGCATGGTGAACACCGTCGTCCCGCTGGCCGACCTCGAACGCGAGACCGTCCAGTGGTGTCGCGAGATGCTCGCCCTCTCCCCGTTCGCGCTGCGGTTGATGAAGGCCAGCTTCCACGCCGCCGAGGACGGCATGGCCGGCATCCAGCAACTCGCCCACGACGCGAACCTGCTCTTCTACGCCAACGAGGAGGCCAAGGAGGGCCGCGAGGCGTTCAAGGCCCGCCGCCGACCCGAGTTCGAGAAGTTCCCGCGTCGCCCCTGA
- a CDS encoding glycosyl hydrolase codes for MMRRARDVDGEVRADQRRRTDRTTGRRTGRRVLALVAAAATSVAGLVVIAQPAAAAGVVSVGAGSYTTDQVGPLPSGCGSISTDPRQFLTENAPKGAIPTNDWWSSLAYKRLNCAYSENLHAHPLSFLPGANGLGISYSTTPTVTTPAKGLQEYHYAYAQDVTAGVAGLDAPMVKVDGWTDWTVTPAWTGGSRTMKATIGHGLPFVYVDGITAGAAGTLTTAAPPKVWRNSGSSIGFTVNGHDYVAFAPSGSGWQQSGNTFSSNLSGKKYYSLAVLPTTPVDSDAQRNTIASNYARYAYAKVTGSSLSYAYDEPSATMKSTYRIATTPWEGTQRSTVLALYPHQWKSLTGTTTSSRQYVSPRGPMKIAVGTQSFTTSMKFSGVLPEVPAVGDSTGADRATLDAYLAEVKADPMAMQRADTYWAGKGMGRAARIAEIADQIGDTGTRDTALAAIKATLNDWFTAAPGQTEQVFAYNANWGTLIGYPASYGSDQELNDHHFHYGYFIAAAATLARFDPQWASSAKYGGMVDLLIRDANNYDRGDTRFPYLRDFDIYAGHDWASGHGAFAAGNNQESSSEGMNFANALIQWGEVTGNRAVRDAGIYIYTTQAQAIQNYWFDVDNTTFPSAFDHSTVGMVWGDGGSYATWFSDQPEKIQGINMLPVTGGHLYLGYHPEYVKKNYAEVAQRAGGAPTVWQDIIWEFLATGDPDQALRLFRAGSNYSPEEGETRAHTFHWIRNLAALGTIDTTVTADHPLAVTFSKSGKKTYVASNVTSQAMTVKFSDGTSLSVPAGKTATRGAITWSGGNGQGGVPGGPGTTTGPSTPPSTTAPSTTPPSTTPPSTTAPSSTAPSTTAPGGTGSSVRYLGGNGALVTSADQGRAVTLNPADGATRDGTPYKPLTWTATGVSGTKQSAGTAFALAVDSGTAVGNAVQIRVSFDFTGNGSWDRVETYRYFATDPVPGAEQYTATGGPANATGDWADLKNGSVKVEVWSALSTTAPASVGAGSTVTLPFR; via the coding sequence ATGATGCGACGAGCCAGAGATGTCGACGGCGAGGTGCGGGCCGATCAGCGTCGTCGGACCGACCGCACGACGGGGCGACGGACCGGTCGCCGGGTGCTCGCCCTCGTGGCCGCCGCCGCCACCAGCGTGGCCGGGCTCGTCGTCATCGCCCAGCCGGCCGCCGCCGCCGGCGTCGTCAGTGTCGGAGCCGGTAGCTACACCACCGACCAGGTCGGTCCGCTGCCCAGCGGCTGCGGGAGCATCTCCACCGACCCGCGGCAGTTCCTCACCGAGAACGCCCCCAAGGGCGCCATTCCCACCAACGACTGGTGGTCGTCACTGGCCTACAAGCGACTCAACTGCGCCTACAGCGAGAACCTGCACGCGCACCCGCTGTCGTTCCTGCCCGGCGCCAACGGGCTGGGCATCTCCTACAGCACCACCCCGACCGTCACCACCCCGGCCAAGGGCCTGCAGGAGTACCACTACGCCTACGCCCAGGACGTCACCGCCGGCGTGGCCGGCCTCGACGCGCCGATGGTCAAGGTCGACGGGTGGACCGACTGGACCGTCACCCCGGCGTGGACCGGCGGGTCGCGCACCATGAAGGCGACCATCGGACACGGCCTGCCGTTCGTGTACGTCGACGGCATCACCGCCGGAGCCGCCGGCACGCTGACCACCGCCGCTCCGCCCAAGGTCTGGCGCAACAGCGGCAGCTCGATCGGCTTCACCGTCAACGGACACGACTACGTCGCGTTCGCGCCGTCCGGATCCGGATGGCAGCAGAGCGGAAACACGTTCAGCAGCAACCTGTCCGGAAAGAAGTACTACAGCCTCGCCGTACTGCCGACGACGCCTGTCGACTCCGACGCCCAGCGCAACACCATCGCCTCCAACTACGCGCGCTACGCCTACGCCAAGGTCACCGGCTCTTCGCTGTCCTACGCCTACGACGAGCCGTCGGCCACCATGAAGAGCACCTACCGCATCGCGACGACACCGTGGGAGGGCACCCAGCGGTCAACCGTGCTCGCCCTCTACCCGCACCAGTGGAAGTCGCTGACCGGGACGACGACCAGCTCGCGCCAGTACGTCTCGCCCCGCGGACCCATGAAGATCGCCGTCGGGACGCAGTCGTTCACCACCAGCATGAAGTTCTCCGGCGTGCTCCCCGAGGTGCCCGCCGTGGGCGACTCCACCGGGGCCGACCGGGCCACTCTGGACGCGTACCTCGCCGAGGTCAAGGCCGACCCGATGGCCATGCAACGGGCCGACACCTACTGGGCCGGCAAGGGAATGGGCCGGGCCGCCCGCATCGCCGAGATCGCCGACCAGATCGGGGACACCGGCACCCGGGACACCGCGCTGGCCGCCATCAAGGCCACGCTGAACGACTGGTTCACCGCCGCACCCGGCCAGACCGAGCAGGTCTTCGCCTACAACGCCAACTGGGGCACCCTGATCGGCTACCCAGCCTCCTACGGCTCGGACCAGGAACTCAACGACCACCACTTCCATTACGGCTACTTCATCGCCGCAGCCGCCACCCTGGCCCGGTTCGACCCGCAGTGGGCGAGCTCGGCCAAGTACGGCGGCATGGTCGACCTGCTGATCCGCGACGCCAACAACTACGACCGGGGCGACACCCGCTTCCCGTACCTGCGGGACTTCGACATCTACGCCGGCCACGACTGGGCCTCCGGGCACGGCGCCTTCGCCGCCGGCAACAACCAGGAGTCGTCCTCCGAGGGGATGAACTTCGCCAACGCCCTGATCCAGTGGGGCGAGGTCACCGGCAACCGGGCCGTCCGCGACGCCGGCATCTACATCTACACGACCCAGGCGCAGGCCATCCAGAACTACTGGTTCGACGTCGACAACACCACCTTCCCCTCCGCTTTCGACCACAGCACGGTCGGCATGGTGTGGGGCGACGGTGGGTCGTACGCGACCTGGTTCTCCGACCAGCCGGAGAAGATCCAGGGCATCAACATGCTGCCCGTCACCGGTGGCCACCTGTACCTCGGCTACCACCCCGAGTACGTGAAGAAGAACTACGCCGAGGTCGCCCAGCGGGCGGGCGGTGCGCCCACCGTCTGGCAGGACATCATCTGGGAGTTCCTGGCTACCGGCGATCCCGACCAGGCCCTCCGCCTGTTCCGGGCCGGCAGCAACTACTCACCGGAGGAGGGCGAGACCCGGGCCCACACCTTCCACTGGATCCGCAATCTCGCCGCGCTCGGCACCATCGACACCACCGTCACCGCCGACCATCCGCTGGCCGTCACGTTCAGCAAGAGCGGCAAGAAGACCTACGTGGCCAGCAATGTCACGTCGCAGGCGATGACGGTGAAGTTCTCCGACGGCACCTCACTGTCGGTGCCGGCCGGCAAGACCGCCACCCGTGGGGCCATCACCTGGTCCGGCGGCAACGGTCAGGGCGGCGTTCCCGGTGGCCCGGGGACGACCACCGGACCGAGCACCCCGCCGAGCACCACGGCGCCGAGCACCACGCCGCCGAGCACCACACCGCCGAGCACGACGGCGCCCAGCTCGACGGCGCCGAGCACCACGGCCCCGGGCGGAACCGGTTCCAGCGTGCGCTATCTCGGTGGTAACGGAGCTCTGGTCACCAGCGCCGACCAGGGCCGGGCCGTCACCTTGAACCCGGCCGACGGAGCGACCCGGGACGGCACGCCCTACAAGCCGCTCACCTGGACGGCGACCGGAGTCAGCGGCACCAAGCAGTCCGCCGGCACCGCCTTCGCCCTGGCCGTCGACTCCGGCACCGCCGTCGGCAACGCCGTGCAGATCCGGGTGTCGTTCGACTTCACCGGCAACGGCAGCTGGGACCGCGTCGAGACCTACCGGTACTTCGCCACCGATCCGGTGCCCGGCGCCGAGCAGTACACCGCCACCGGCGGCCCGGCGAACGCCACCGGCGACTGGGCCGACCTGAAGAACGGGTCGGTCAAGGTCGAGGTGTGGAGCGCGCTGTCCACCACCGCCCCCGCCTCGGTGGGCGCCGGATCGACGGTGACCCTGCCGTTCCGCTGA
- a CDS encoding alkaline phosphatase, with translation MTTSWSTAAAPTAGTATVAPQAGGDRNPHGARNVIFIQGDGMGIAHRELIRLATQGQDGDLRMNRMDRTGFVHTDSADTEEAVTDSAAAATAYATGVRSYNGAVGVDVDGNPLPTLLEEARDRGRATGLVTTSQVTDATPAAFSAHVADRGDQSEIARQIIEQTQVDLVLGGGEDWWYPEGDAGAWPDNPPKDPTEQSKGTEGNLVDRAQQLGYQYVSTGDELAGIEQTPVLGLFANEEMFEHHNEGEGDLYEPAVPLPDMAAKAMDLLSTDPDGFFLLIEEEGIDEMSHHGNAHLTVTAGQALDETVGLALDFAARTPGTLVLVVGDHETGGLAIENVDPDDENAPGEQAEDEIPIANSDLVMSVDWTTNGHTGAATPITASGPGAADLGRVLRNTEVHDAVRRAMLRACP, from the coding sequence CTGACCACCTCCTGGTCCACCGCGGCGGCCCCGACCGCTGGAACGGCCACGGTCGCCCCGCAGGCCGGCGGCGACCGGAATCCGCACGGAGCGCGCAACGTCATCTTCATCCAGGGCGACGGCATGGGCATCGCCCACCGGGAACTCATCCGCCTGGCCACCCAGGGCCAGGACGGCGACCTGCGGATGAACCGGATGGACCGCACCGGCTTCGTGCACACCGATTCGGCCGACACCGAGGAGGCGGTCACCGATTCCGCGGCCGCCGCCACCGCCTACGCCACCGGCGTGCGCAGCTACAACGGAGCCGTCGGCGTGGACGTCGACGGCAACCCGCTGCCGACCCTGCTGGAGGAGGCCCGCGACCGGGGACGGGCCACCGGGCTCGTCACCACCTCACAGGTGACGGACGCGACGCCGGCGGCGTTCTCGGCCCACGTCGCCGACCGCGGCGACCAGAGCGAGATCGCCCGCCAGATCATCGAACAGACGCAGGTCGACCTCGTGCTGGGCGGGGGCGAGGACTGGTGGTACCCCGAAGGAGACGCCGGGGCCTGGCCGGACAACCCGCCGAAGGACCCGACCGAGCAGAGCAAGGGCACCGAGGGCAACCTGGTGGATCGCGCGCAGCAGCTGGGCTACCAGTACGTCTCCACCGGGGACGAGCTGGCGGGGATCGAGCAGACCCCCGTCCTCGGTCTGTTCGCCAACGAGGAGATGTTCGAACACCACAACGAGGGGGAGGGCGACCTCTACGAGCCGGCTGTCCCGTTGCCGGACATGGCGGCCAAGGCCATGGACCTGTTGTCGACGGACCCCGACGGCTTCTTCCTGCTCATCGAGGAGGAGGGCATCGACGAGATGTCACACCACGGCAACGCCCACCTGACGGTGACCGCCGGGCAGGCGCTGGACGAGACCGTCGGGCTGGCTCTCGATTTCGCCGCCCGGACTCCGGGGACACTGGTGCTCGTGGTCGGCGACCACGAGACCGGGGGACTGGCCATCGAGAACGTCGACCCCGATGACGAGAACGCCCCGGGGGAACAGGCCGAGGACGAGATCCCGATCGCGAACTCCGATCTGGTGATGTCCGTCGACTGGACGACCAACGGGCACACCGGTGCGGCCACCCCGATCACGGCCAGTGGGCCGGGGGCAGCCGATCTCGGTCGCGTGCTCCGCAACACCGAGGTGCACGACGCCGTCCGCAGGGCCATGCTGCGCGCCTGCCCGTAG
- a CDS encoding antibiotic biosynthesis monooxygenase codes for MGSTIGSPSPAGAAATSNSSAPVALVVHRRLAETSYDAYEAWQRRVGQVLAGWPGFLDRQVIRPNPPEQVDWVIVQRFVDVRSARNWLQSAERAELAAEISGHFVGNDDIHLIQEDPTRRAQAASVLISSRVAPELENEFLAWQRRISAQEARLDGFIGHKVERPIPGVQDNWTVVLSFDTDEHLQAWLDSEERRTLLAEGERFNEQMTLQKASYGFGFWSGDAPAPEPVFKSNLIVLMMLYPVVFLWGYFVADPLFSAHGVPFWLTLFVGNLVSTQLLGWFLVPWAFRRLSWWTRPRPTWQVNAAGFAIVIAVYVVSMAAYAWILSWG; via the coding sequence ATGGGATCGACCATCGGCTCGCCGTCCCCGGCCGGGGCGGCTGCGACATCGAACTCGTCGGCTCCGGTCGCGCTGGTCGTCCACCGACGGTTGGCCGAGACGTCCTACGACGCGTACGAGGCCTGGCAGCGACGGGTGGGTCAGGTGCTGGCCGGGTGGCCGGGATTCCTGGACCGTCAGGTCATCCGGCCGAACCCGCCCGAGCAGGTCGACTGGGTCATCGTGCAGCGGTTCGTCGATGTCCGGTCGGCGCGCAACTGGTTGCAGTCGGCCGAGCGGGCCGAGCTGGCCGCCGAGATCAGCGGGCACTTCGTCGGCAACGACGACATCCACCTCATCCAGGAGGACCCCACCCGACGGGCGCAGGCCGCGTCCGTGCTGATCTCCAGCCGGGTCGCTCCGGAGCTCGAGAACGAGTTCCTGGCCTGGCAACGGCGGATCTCCGCCCAGGAGGCACGACTGGACGGCTTCATCGGCCACAAGGTGGAGCGGCCCATCCCGGGCGTCCAGGACAACTGGACTGTCGTGCTGTCCTTCGACACGGACGAACACCTGCAGGCCTGGCTGGACTCCGAGGAACGCCGGACCCTGCTGGCCGAGGGGGAACGCTTCAACGAGCAGATGACCCTCCAGAAGGCCAGTTACGGGTTCGGCTTCTGGTCCGGTGACGCCCCGGCCCCGGAACCGGTGTTCAAGAGCAACCTCATCGTGCTGATGATGCTCTACCCGGTGGTCTTCCTCTGGGGGTACTTCGTCGCCGACCCGCTGTTCTCCGCGCACGGGGTGCCGTTCTGGTTGACGCTGTTCGTCGGCAACCTGGTCAGCACCCAGCTGCTCGGCTGGTTCCTCGTCCCGTGGGCCTTTCGTCGATTGTCCTGGTGGACCCGCCCGCGGCCGACCTGGCAGGTGAACGCGGCCGGCTTCGCCATCGTGATCGCCGTCTACGTCGTCTCCATGGCCGCGTACGCCTGGATCCTGTCCTGGGGGTGA
- the guaD gene encoding guanine deaminase, with the protein MTISAVRGTFLDFVDDPWKHVGDEQAAVRFFADGLLVVDDGIIVDFGAYDEIGSRHEGVDTTVITDRIIVPGFVDGHIHLPQTRVLGAYGEQLLPWLQKSVFPEERKYADREYAQEGTRHFFDNLLASGTTTFQAFTSSAPVCTEELFEEASRRNMRAIAGITAIDQNAPDWFTISPQDYYAAATEQIERYHRKGRNLYAITPRFAFGATTELLETCQRLKQENPDLWVHTHISENPAEIRGVLDLHPDCTDYLGMYEKFGLVGPKFTGGHGVWLSDDEFRRISESGAAVTFCPCSNLFLGSGLFRLGKATDPEHRVRLTFGTDMGGGNRFSMINVLEDAYKVGMLNNCMLDGSLIPSQQNLAESERNKLSPFRGFWSITQGGAEALYIDEFVGNFDIGKEADFVVLDWTAGPPAVAWHASLLAEQGGPQTVEQAGELLFSIMMVSDERAVDETWVMGRRAYRKA; encoded by the coding sequence ATGACCATCTCTGCTGTCCGCGGAACATTCCTGGACTTCGTGGACGACCCGTGGAAGCACGTCGGGGATGAGCAGGCGGCGGTGCGGTTCTTCGCCGACGGGCTGCTGGTCGTCGACGACGGGATCATCGTCGACTTCGGCGCCTACGACGAGATCGGTTCGCGTCACGAGGGTGTCGACACGACGGTGATCACTGATCGGATCATCGTGCCCGGCTTCGTCGACGGCCACATCCACCTGCCGCAGACCCGGGTGCTCGGCGCCTACGGTGAGCAGTTGCTGCCCTGGTTGCAGAAGTCGGTGTTTCCCGAGGAACGCAAGTACGCCGACCGCGAGTACGCCCAGGAGGGCACCCGGCATTTCTTCGACAATCTGCTGGCGTCGGGAACCACCACCTTCCAGGCGTTCACCTCGTCGGCCCCGGTGTGCACCGAAGAACTGTTCGAGGAGGCGTCCCGCCGCAACATGCGGGCGATCGCCGGCATCACCGCCATCGATCAGAACGCACCCGACTGGTTCACCATCTCGCCGCAGGACTACTACGCGGCGGCCACCGAGCAGATCGAGCGCTACCACCGCAAGGGCCGCAACCTCTACGCCATCACCCCCCGGTTCGCCTTCGGCGCCACCACCGAGCTGCTGGAGACCTGTCAGCGCCTGAAGCAGGAGAACCCGGACCTGTGGGTGCACACCCACATCAGCGAGAACCCAGCGGAGATCCGGGGTGTGCTCGACCTGCACCCCGACTGCACCGACTACCTCGGCATGTACGAGAAATTCGGTCTGGTCGGGCCCAAGTTCACCGGGGGGCACGGGGTCTGGCTGAGCGACGACGAGTTCCGGCGCATCTCGGAGTCCGGAGCCGCCGTGACGTTCTGTCCCTGTTCCAATCTCTTCCTGGGGTCCGGGCTGTTCCGGCTGGGCAAGGCCACCGATCCCGAGCACCGCGTGCGCCTGACGTTCGGCACCGACATGGGTGGCGGCAACCGGTTCAGCATGATCAACGTGCTGGAGGACGCGTACAAGGTCGGCATGCTCAACAACTGCATGCTGGACGGCAGCCTCATCCCGAGCCAGCAGAACCTGGCCGAGTCCGAGCGCAACAAGCTGTCTCCGTTCCGGGGGTTCTGGTCCATCACCCAGGGCGGCGCCGAGGCGCTCTACATCGACGAGTTCGTCGGGAATTTCGACATCGGCAAGGAAGCCGACTTCGTCGTCCTGGACTGGACGGCCGGACCGCCGGCCGTGGCCTGGCACGCCTCACTGCTCGCCGAGCAGGGCGGCCCGCAGACCGTCGAGCAGGCGGGGGAGCTGCTGTTCTCGATCATGATGGTCAGCGACGAGCGGGCCGTCGACGAGACCTGGGTGATGGGGCGTCGCGCCTACCGGAAGGCCTGA
- a CDS encoding YoaK family protein: protein MTASERLGASTAISDRRLAALPLLLSVVAGLTDVTTFVLLHGVFSAHITGNLVVLAADIAAGRPMGLTGLLAIPCFVVTAAVVTAVTTRSTRPASDWAGPLLIVQAVLLTAAAAVGIGCTVSARPDSAVGVVTGLLAVAAMAVQNALLHVVFAHSPTTAVMTGNVVGATVAGVRLLVRRTTPVPDPDRDAWRRTWPLIVGFLLACLVGGLACYAVADRAAALPMLAALAVVVFFVARPTRVAPRR from the coding sequence ATGACCGCGTCCGAACGGCTCGGTGCGTCGACGGCGATCTCGGACCGGCGGCTGGCCGCGCTGCCGTTGCTGCTGAGCGTGGTCGCCGGGCTGACCGACGTGACGACGTTCGTGCTGCTGCACGGGGTCTTCAGCGCGCACATCACCGGCAACCTGGTGGTCCTCGCCGCCGACATCGCGGCCGGCCGGCCCATGGGGCTGACCGGCCTGTTGGCGATCCCCTGCTTCGTGGTGACCGCGGCGGTGGTGACCGCGGTGACCACCCGGTCGACCCGTCCGGCGTCGGACTGGGCCGGTCCGTTGCTGATCGTCCAGGCGGTCCTGCTGACCGCGGCTGCCGCCGTGGGCATCGGCTGCACCGTCTCCGCCCGGCCGGACAGCGCGGTCGGGGTGGTCACGGGACTGTTGGCGGTGGCTGCGATGGCCGTGCAGAACGCCCTGCTACACGTCGTCTTCGCCCACTCACCGACGACCGCCGTGATGACCGGCAACGTGGTCGGTGCGACCGTCGCCGGTGTGCGCCTGCTCGTGCGGCGCACCACGCCGGTCCCCGACCCCGACCGGGACGCCTGGCGGCGGACCTGGCCGTTGATCGTCGGGTTCCTCCTCGCCTGCCTGGTCGGCGGGCTGGCCTGCTACGCCGTGGCCGACCGAGCCGCGGCCCTGCCGATGCTCGCCGCGCTGGCCGTGGTGGTCTTCTTCGTCGCGCGACCGACCCGGGTGGCACCGCGTCGGTAG